In Festucalex cinctus isolate MCC-2025b chromosome 1, RoL_Fcin_1.0, whole genome shotgun sequence, the sequence cgatctgattggctgttgactagatcaagagattaaagattcctgacatcacagagcttctgacatcacatagcgtcttaccagttgaaactagatgctgttacatcagttcaaaacagacatttgctcaagaaattggttaattttcttcaattcactttttttttttttttaggatggatggatgaattaacaTTCAAAATTGTTGCAGTAGACAACGGTGGCGGTCCCCATGACAGGGTTTTCCTTGGGACTTCAAATGACTAAATCAGGGGtgcccaagttcggtcctcgagggccaccatccagcctgttttccatgtttctctccgccaacacacctgattcatgaacaAGATCGTTAtcgggcttctgcaaagcttgctgatcattagattcagctgtgctgaaggaaggagacatggaaaacaggctggataggggctctcgaggactttGGCACCACTGGACTAAATGTAACCCTTTAAACGGGaagttaaaaatatgaaattgtggTATGTTCTCTGCAGCCTCATTAGTCTAATAAACATGGtggtctgattaatattgcgcttATGGAAAATGAGCTAAGCAGCTAAATCAGAGGTGGACAAAATGTgatgactgtgatgtcatcttcagttgacagcaagtgacaaaatggccgccccttgagatgtataaaaacaggtggatttagcAGCTAAATCGATGGaaaaactcggtcctcgagggccagagtcctgaaGGTTTTGGAGGTCtctctcttccaacacaagctgattctaaTCAACAGGACCATTATCAGGCttgtgcagagcttgctgatcagctgatcatatatcagctgtgttggagaagggaaacatccaaaacctgcaggactccggccctcgaggacccagTTTGCCCATCCTTGAgccaaatccacctgtttttatacatctcaaggggcggccattttgtcacttactgtcaactagtgatgtgcttctcgggtcgaatccctgaagcgtgtgccgagtaatgcagatgagtggttcatgaacggcgtgtcaatgcgtgtgttgatgacgtacgtggtgacgtatgaagccccacgaagcaggtgtaccacgtgactgattcaggaaatgattcgctaggtttgagtgtagttcgaaataaaagcggcaaagaaacgctatggattccccttcactttttgtgttttcgggtcccttcttgcgctactttttttgcttttggcattcgatttgacgagcctctttttgcgatggaaccagcaagaaagagattttcccttgtttaggagcactttgagcagatctcacctcagaaggtaatgcactgcaattacggtactattttaacagattccaataataaaataaaataaaatgtgacaacacataaaattcacatttttctgttcacagttgaaagtccccttcagtactgggaatcacagaaatatacgcgtccaattctatacaaacttgctatctcatatcgatgcacccctgcttcatcagtaccatgtgaaagagttttttttttccaaagcaggtgaaattctctgcaaaaaaaagaaaccgcctgagtccaaaaacttcggaaaaaatcgtttttaaataaaaatgaataagcactttattttacctccttatttcacattttcacttgttgcataagcacaaacatagacaacgtaacacagaacaattcatgttaaaacactcttcaaatatatattcttttgtatttagagcatgatttacaccccaccattttattgcatgcaccaagcatgttatacatttttctgtccacatgatggcgtagtcgaggaaatgcttcagtgctttacggggcttcattttgccatcacttactgtcaactgaaaatgacatcacactccCGAGGGGCTCAAATAATTACCGtcagggctcacctgttttgtgggTTGGGTTATGTgatgtttgcaagctgagcccataggcaaaatggccgccagctGAAATggaggtggatttttctgcttaattcgtTGTTCACAAATATATTATTAAGAATACAATGTTTAGAcacataaaatataatattgtaaagaaaatgagtGATTTGACTTCACTTTAAGCAAACAAGAAGTGTtctgatttgtgaaaaaaaaaaaaaaaaagaaaagcagcagTTTCAAATGCAAGAATGACATACTAAAGAGAGATATTTTTACCCAGCATTATTTGATGACTTTACTACTATATGAACAAAGAAAAGTCATTTACTTTAATACCTTGTTGTCCATTTGTGACTGCTGTGTTTGTTAGATTGTTGACAGAAGCCAGACGTCAGTTTGGGGGGGAGTGAAGAAGTTGATCGGTTGCTGCGACACAAACTTACATAAGCACTTCCTCGATTAAATTCCGCTGTCACTCAGACATATATTTCCTGCGTCACTCACTTCCTTCTCATCAATAAACGTTTATTTCACTCAGCCTGTCCTCTGTTTTCATTAGTGTGGATGACGTTTTTCGTAAAAGCTGTTTTAGTggtagactttaaaaaaaaaaagaattcattaCTAGAGGAAGTAGTGACAAGATCATGCGCTCAATGTCTGCACATGTCTGGGAAGTGTCTATCACACTGTGAGCAAATCCTGGATAATTGCAAGGTAGTAGCAGAACACGTGTAGCAATCctacaaaggggggaaaaaatgtgccATCTTTTCGTCTCAGACAAAACACATTATGctgcaaaaaaagaacataatcTTTCAGGCATTGTATTTCTTTGTGGTTGCACTTCTTTGTGTttgctcaataaaaaaaattgtcacgcTTTCTCATCCTGAGGGTCTGAGCAGTAGAGTAGCTTAAATTCAATATTGCTTTCATTTGCATTGGCAATGACAACTATAACATAAAAACATCAAATGTGTCCATCCATCATTTGTTGTTGGAATCGTCAAAAACAAGAAACCAAACAAAACTGTCTGTAAAACAAAGATTCCCTTTGAGGTGTTTTCAACTAAATACATAGTAGATGTGGGAGAAGGTAAAATTCTTCCTTGTTATGTAACATAAATGGCTCGGTTGCCGTGTGGCGTTCACTTGCAGATCTCAGTCCTCTGCGATGATGAGaggaagattattattattattatttttacaaaggtcaaattattcatttaacacaCCAAACAAATCTAATAAGGTTCAAATAAGAAACCAGACAAAGGTTGTGGCTTTTCAACAATAATGCTCAGGTTCCAATGAGTCAGGTATAAATTTAATCATTATTGTTTGTGGTTGCAGTTAGTAGTGGTGCAGAATTATAATGCAGCAAAATAATTTGTTTGCCTCAACTACAACAGGGTAAGACTAAGCGCAATtttgagaaattgcgtgggaatgctgaaagctgaatgctaatagctgaatgctaagatttgaatgcatatggaatgcttatgaagtaaattgagagataaattatgaaatgttgacctcctggttactgggcaaagcactttaccaactgtgccagcgagcagtatcagacacctggtaatgattataagttatatgtatggaagtgggcatggaaagtgacacttagaaatgtctagcccattgaaaatgaaatgggggaaagttgatatttaatattaaattgtgcgaatactgcaagtaatgtggaatcagacaatatataccccgggaggcgtgaatttttgaagcaagttaaaatcggaacagtgtaaattggaagtattatgtgggagttgttacatggcaaaaaagtgtggagaatagaaatcacaataacattcccccaactatccatccatccattttcttgaccgcttattcctcacaagggtcgcgggggctgctggcgcctatctcagctggctctgggcagtaggcgggggacaccctggactggttgccaaccaatcgcagggcacacagagacgaacaaccatccacactcacacgcacacctagggacaattcggagcgcccaattaacctgccatgcatgtctttggaatgtgggaggagaccggagtacccggagaagacccacgcgggcacggggagaacatgcaaactccacccaggaaggtccgagcctggactcgaaccggagacctcagaactgggaagcggacgtgctaaccactcgactaccgtgccgccttcccccaactagactaagcaatttctgaagaaattgcgtgggatgctgaaagctgaatgctaagctgactgcgaATAGCAGAATGATTgataatactctgctgccacctgctggccgattttgaaacatggaacctaataacTCCCAATGGTTGAAGCCATCACTttctgtcaagctgcttgtcaaagctttctctctgctcttgtgtaaaaacacaacaaaaacaaaaaaacaaaaaaaacaacaacatgtacacgtgtttgggagtgaaatgcaaagtattcaacgtttttgggtttgaatgtgaattgctcatttaaaactttaaaaactcataaatggtcaaacaaaaacactattgtgaagatattttgtgaaattatagaatgcattatgcaatatggattaattttgaagaaattgtttgtcaaatgacatttaacgaaatagatgttaatttgttgtgttatgactaaactgaaaaaaaaaaaaaggtgctccATCcaaggtttgaaccagcgaaccattcgtagggctgtctttgctatgcaagcgcttaagccagtgagccaccggacctgtgagcagcagagcgaattggcgtatttgtaattcaaagtgtcacctgacgctgaaagccatcagcgctgatttgggacacatgtgtttgatcatgtcagtataacgcaaatcctggtatgatagtcagttggtatacttaatatccgtttatgtaattgccacggacatatgtgcaacgtacagtcggcggtgggctttgaacctgcgacctcctgcttactgtacatgcactctcccaactgcgccactgagaaaTATCAAAAAGCCAGTCAAGATggtatgttgtatgtatggaagtgggcgtggaaaatgggacttagaaaaaattctgtgtcagtcccattaaaactgaatggggaaaagtagatttttaacattaaattatgcgagtactgtaagtaatatgaagtcaaacgataaatagcccgaaaggcgtgaattttgtcagcaagttgaaatttgaacggtgtaaatcggaagtataatgtaggagtagtttgattgcaaaaagtgttgagaataaaatgctataataactagactaagcaatttctgaagaaattgcgtgggatgctgaaagccgaatgctaatagctgaatgctaagctgactgctaatagcagaatgctattgttatcattgaagtgtgaaatgtaattgagagatgtcttgctgaaccagaatgcattaaataaaacgtatgttaaattaataaagaaagatacattggctgtaaattacatatgagaaattatgaatgaattataaatgaaaaggctgaagtttaaattcaaccagtctgagattgaatttgaaccctcacctcctgtttactgttcaatgagctactgcactgccaatctatccactgacccacagaagacttggtggcatcactgaagtgttgtgaaatggaagcagcgaatgtgtctgaacatgcaataaaatgtatgttaaataaagaaagataaattggttgtaaattacaaatgagaaattatggttgaattataaatgaaaagaagaaagttttagttttaactaaaaaaaaaaaagaagtatgtccatgtccaaaagttgctccatccgaggtttgaaccagcgaaccattcgtagggctgtctttgctatgcaagcgcttaagccagtgagccacccgacctgtgagcagcagagcgaattggcgtatttgtagttcaaagtgtcacctgacgctgaaagtcatcagcgctgatttgggacacatgtgtttgatcatgtcagtataacgcatttcctggtgtgatagtcagttggtatacttaatatctgtttatgtaattgccacagacatatgtgcaatgtacagtcggcggtgggctttgaacctgtgacctcctgcttactgtacatgcactctcccaactgcgccaccgaGCAATATCAGAAAgaaagtcaagatggtctgttgtatgtatggaaaatgggacttagaaaaaattcagtgtcagttccattaaaactgaatggggaaaagtagatttttaacattaaattatgcgagtactgtaagtaatatgaagtcaaacgataaatagcccgaaaggcgtgaattttgtcagcaagttgaaatttgaacggtgtaaatcggaagtataatgtaggagtagtttgattgcaaaaagtgttgagaataaaatgctataataataataataagtttaagtataataataataataataaaggttagaaacaacatatgtgggatgctttcagcatcccacaattaGATGACCTCAGTTCAATCCTGCATTGAGCATTTAATTTGTaacatgttaactcatttgctcccaataatgtgtaaatacgtttttatttttaatgttttaagtgtcccaaaagacgtatttatacatttgtttgttttttatgctagagcatacagaaagctttgatgcagcctctcaactgcaaagaacggctgcagaaatggtagttattacacaaacggccagcaggtggaagcagagcaaatgagatcaaccagggccatcgagaaaaaaagctaaattactttgaattttaaatagatttgtgaaaactgatgaaacttagctctcttctaatgctaattgcttcaaaacggaaacaggtagaaacgtacttttttttcctattgaaagaagagactttaatctttcttttgataggttccatacttttatagcaattgaacacaatattctgtgggccttgcaaaatcagtcaaaattcagtaaaacagccgggagcgaacgggattgcttctgtgaaaatggctgtgagtgaatgagttaaatgtttgtACCAAGTTTAAGAAGTCAGATATttgtctgaggaaaaaaaatgtcttggagcattttttttttttttttaattaaattaaattatactaTGTTGATAATACTTTAGTGGTATTCTCATGATAGCGGAATGGGCAGAAAGAATAAAAATCTCAGCTCACAatctcttcaaatatatattttttattttttattatatttacttaataaataaaagataatgTATAATACAAGCTGAAAAACGGTCTCATGTTGCGAGCGTCTATTGAATCACACATGTTGAAAAGTTTGTTACACTTGAACTGCGTTGCCGGGCAGAATCCAGATATCCACAGTGAAATCACACTCAGTGCTACTACAGAAGAGAAAAAGGTGGGAGTGATTTATCTTGCATGTTTGCCGGATTTAAAGCAGTCACCTTAAGTCACTTTTCCTCAGGAGTCCTTGATAGATGTCAGACTTGAGAAAGCGTGGGTAGCAATCTCGAGCCATCAGACAGTAGATGAGCTTCTGCGCCGAGTCGAACGAAGTCAACGTCGGCTGGGAGATGTCCTTTGTTATTTTTTCCCTGGTACTACAATCTATGTTGATCTGAAATCAAATATCAGAATTATTAGTGCTAAATACAATGAGCCCTATTTTCGTGCCCAGTGCAAGTCTAGCGCAAATCATAGTAACTTTGTGCTTGGGTGGagtttttcttttggtattttcgtaGACATTGCACAGATTTGGGCGTAACGGTGCTTTTGTGTCTCTGTGGGATGGAATACAGCCGACTCTTGGCCAATTGAAGCAGctccattcattttaattaaaatcaaGAGTGCTTGAGAATGTGGAAACAGAAATTGACTCGCTGGGGTCTGTGCATGAAATTCtactttttgtgttatttatttatgtatttatttatttattttagttatttactcACCTATTTATGATACTGCTGAATTTATGTTGTTATTTTTGACTTTATTGCAtgactgattttttccatgtatAGCActttgtaggggtgtgaattgcctcgtacctgacgattcgatccgtatcacaattcataggtcacgattcgattcgatactaatgaatcccgatatgaatttacaagtcgattgttgtgattttttttaactcaaatttggaaaataccattcagtaaacttgtacatgtacactgtaagatttgtatgaagttgtattatttattgttctgaaacttcagttttataactgtgagcaaggttgtaacctttttcatgttagaacagcattgaaataaaatattaaggcttaatgttccattaacacattcactgccatagacggctttagacgtcaaagattcattttttttcctgcacacgcaataaaacaatgtgtaaaaaagctttttcgttatgcatcaacttggtattaaagcaacaacagtaaattgcagcgtttactacacagttaaaaaaaaacaaaaaacttttgtgtcgtctccaagaatattcaaaacatgcggacatccaactttaacacattcactgccatagacgattttagacgtcaaagacttttttttgtcctggactggcagtgaatgagttaatataacattcttccatgcttaaggtgtgaaagttagacgttttgttgaatattttttccatcaaaaatggatgttaaaaaaaaatcgattcggctgcctattgaatcgattcgagaattgcgtgctgtagtatcgcgatatattgccgaatcgatttttttttaacacccctagcactttgtatgcagcgaattttttaaattaaagtgcTTTCTAAATAAAATTTAGTTGAGATTTCGTGTGCAGAAGATGGATGGTAAAGATTGTAATTCATTCAATTAATTTATTCTGTAATTATCAGAGAGATTGTCTCACACTGCGATACAGGGGACCCTCGCTACTTCGCGGTTCACTTATTGCAGATTCACTCTATCGCCGATTATTTAGCCCCCCCCACATCTTCAATCGTGAGTAACccataacattttttatttatgctattattttttgtcctttttttggtCACATTTGAGTAATATAAACAACTCTTTCTTTCATTCAATATAATCAATTACACTTGTaatcaaaatatagaatatttggtaaATTAAAAACGTGTATCATGTgtatcaagttaaaaaaaaaagtttacatttgCAGGAGTTcgttgaaggcaattaacttcaacgaGGCCATGTGTTCATGCATCATTAAGATTACAGACAGTATTAGTGTTATTGAAGGGAgaggaacaattttttttcttataatggCCTTTTTTCACGGCCGCAACTTCACGGAAATTCACCTAGCGCGGGTGGACATGGAACGAACGTTAGACCCgcgaaaagtgagggaacactataTGATAAATACATCTACCACACGTCTGCCTGCGTctcgatcaaatccaccaaactcATGTTACACCACTAGATAGACCTGGTTTGTGCAAGTCTAAAATCTAGTCGAGGGAAAATACCAACAACAAATGGACAATTATCGTCATCATGTACCTGTTTTGGTGCTTCAGTTTGTACAAACTCAGAGTAGATCCTGTTGGCAGAAGAGATCATCTCTGGAACATCCTTAATTTTTTTATACTCCTCACATGCAAGCCAAAACAGGATGTTCTCCTCACTGTGCTCCGACTGCAAGAACTCCCGGAAAGCTAATTGACCAGCTGGAAAGAAAGGGCGACACGCATGAAGCATAAGTGCATCCAGATCAACCTGAACGAGAGTGAGAACGTCTTCTGTGATTGATCCACTGGAGTCAAGAGAGGCACTCACTTTTACAAGTGAGGACATTGTCCACCGACTCACTCCAAGCGCAAACGTCCTCCAGTGGGTCCTTGGGAAAGCAACATAATCTACCCTTGAAAAGAGCAAATCAATCACTAGCTCGCTTATCTGACAATTATACTTATCAATAGCTATACAATAAATGAACCTGTAAACACTCAATTTCagccttcttaaaaaaaatgaatatgctgTGCAAAATAACACTTACAGACAGTGAAATCCGTCTTGTCATTTTCCACATGGCTGCTGTAAATGATTGTAAATGGCCTACAATGAAATGTAGAGAAACTCACTTTATCGCCATCCCTTAGTCCAAAAAGCAAGGGAGATTGAGATAAGACGCTGCCAGACCGATGATGTGATTGTGATTGTTTGGAAATGAGGGAGACAGGTGACTGAACAAATCCAAATTCCCCTGCCCAACTTGAATGGAAGGTATGAAAATGTGTATGCAAAGTGTTGTTTTGTgagagggggggcggggggggggggggggggggggtatcccTTCTTGTGCTCCGCTCCTCAGAGTCAAGAAGGCTTGACAGTGATTTAGCATCACCTCACCTCTTGCTCAATGGGCTCTTTCAAAAGCTCCTGATGGCAAGAGATTGAAATTAACGAAGCATATCGTCGCTGGCactcgctgctatgtgaaaagaaaaacacatgataattttttttcttttcatctttttttatttttacgtttttgggatgtctacattcagtttcatcccaaaaacgtataaagatCCCCCCacccattttatttaattattattattattttttaacgaaACTGAATgctatggaagcccattcccgccagtaaaaaaaaaataaaaaaaaataaaaggggaggttttttttttttttactggcgggaatgggcttccatagaatgcagaccccccaaaaatgtaaaaaaaattaagaaaattaaaaaaaaaggaaataaatggACAGTGTTTATTACAGAgcctgatagatagataggtagaaaaaaaaacctttgcgttctgtcgcaaagattgcgttgcCTCGCAAAAAAACGTTTGTGTTTCCTCGAGAGATAACGCACActttgcgagggaatgcaaagttgtttttgttccccctaccatgtcaccttagggcaggggtggcgagatccggtcctcgagggccgcagtcctgcaggttttggatatttcccttcttcaacacagctgattcatgatcagctcatcagcaagctctgcagaagcctgataacgagcctgttaattggaatcagctgcactacgagtagggaaatctataaaacctgcaggactccggccctcgaggaccgcagtttgccacccctgccttAGGGGCTCTGTAataaacacttatgtccatttttttccttttttattttattttattttatttttttatgtttttgggatgtctgcattcagtttcataaaaaaaaaaataaaaaaaaaaaaaaaataaataaataatgggtgGGGAGGATTtgtatacgttttggggatgaaactgaatgcagacgtcccaaaaacgtaaaaataaaaaaaatggacataagtgtttttcacatagcagcgacgatatgctttgttaatttcacacttccgggtcatcgtccatgtgaccaaaagcgtcgaggatggaacgtgtaaacaaagcagtgggaaaataaaCGCTCCATCCTCACCTCttcgggaaagctttcccactgttttgtttcatgtttacacattCCAGcttcgtcgcttttg encodes:
- the LOC144017115 gene encoding regulator of G-protein signaling 21-like, with protein sequence MWKMTRRISLSGRLCCFPKDPLEDVCAWSESVDNVLTCKTGQLAFREFLQSEHSEENILFWLACEEYKKIKDVPEMISSANRIYSEFVQTEAPKQINIDCSTREKITKDISQPTLTSFDSAQKLIYCLMARDCYPRFLKSDIYQGLLRKSDLR